A section of the Cydia splendana chromosome 1, ilCydSple1.2, whole genome shotgun sequence genome encodes:
- the LOC134796939 gene encoding phosphoinositide 3-kinase adapter protein 1 isoform X3, producing the protein MEAEKMEDIAILWSSGSPESALWSDYLVASFDKIMSQRARHHYRVTPITVEELMASDSQEKIEKLSKSQLQIVILCPNLATKMSDLKAESNMEALFKVDKVLVMLLGVEKNQVIVNNCEDYPTIDQWQMMSVREKDTSFVDTFLTAAVGILRTKDCKDTATDRTSFSIVPKKVKIGHSRVIALLNDPIREEDSIKIIVDKKGEAIHIPTFKKRNPYTLQFDIPESCLDVSMLVWVRVSKNGQPLGRRQIKCESRLRELDQLLRASDHPLEFMCQTLGFKTTSKEQLDSWMLSAFQKNIPPHFNLLVSNEQFNPKADVSSGEEYPTLLHWAARFGLERLCWQLLECPGGGAAVALRNVRQRTPADLARDYHHTRLAEVLADHMKINEFSNMYYYLKNMTESDKDEDQKEIKPDEELRIVETCDTVDSPTSPEAKAVEEPVTDPFSEACTQTLEDNLDKLNESKKKRPVLKIPKMKEQLYQNDIPFHDDTAGRIQQAIEHDYLVQPSNIKVESPKFRPNNLYANSSRLMPQQSDVFLYSPTEESKNFHIETPTSDISQINLNAKDRCSAKSGKEMFPLNGQDELAEIINDFKNNVFSISEVEKLVMEWKNRNETQQSLKEKQEQLNKMREEYDKIQQRIKDHLKRPTPFERVKKIFSKGKKHHDQNGSVEKRKGNTRPNSSLSDSSSSSGRLSTVSGGSVAETNSVQSEHDDKARSIISASTLTMHSASEHDSRLDDYLIPPPPRPLNGCPQFTTFGHPKHDQTRGHMATIVERETSASRERLDCDSDTSSTHLRMNFPRDRPAPAGRCDDRDGAHMYMNISATHT; encoded by the exons AGATGGAAGACATCGCGATTCTGTGGAGTTCGGGTTCGCCTGAGAGCGCCCTCTGGTCAGACTACCTCGTAGCAAGCTTCGACAAGATCATGTCACAGAGGGCCCGCCATCACTACAG aGTGACGCCTATAACTGTGGAGGAGCTAATGGCCAGCGACTCACAAGAGAAAATAGAAAAGCTTTCAAAATCTCAGCTTCAGATAGTAATCCTGTGTCCGAACCTCGCCACCAAGATGTCGGACCTGAAGGCTGAGAGCAACATGGAGGCGCTGTTCAAAGTCGACAAGGTGCTGGTAATGCTGCTGGGCGTCGAAAAGAATCAAGTTATTGTGAACAACTGTGAAG ACTACCCCACGATAGACCAGTGGCAGATGATGTCGGTGCGCGAGAAAGACACGTCCTTCGTGGACACGTTCCTAACGGCCGCCGTGGGCATCCTGCGCACTAAGGACTGCAAGGACACCGCCACCGACCGCACCAGCTTCTCAATCGTGCCGAAGAAAGTCAAAATT gGACATAGTCGGGTCATAGCACTACTCAACGATCCAATCAGAGAAGAGGACAGTATCAAGATAATCGTGGACAAGAAAGGGGAAGCCATCCACATACCGACGTTTAAGAAGCGGAATCCTTACACGCTACAATTTGATATTCCAG AATCGTGCCTGGATGTATCTATGCTCGTATGGGTTAGAGTCAGCAAAAACGGCCAGCCGTTGGGAAGGAGGCAAATCAAATGCGAAAGTCGACTTAGAGAGTTGGACCAGCTATTGAGGGCTTCAGACCATCCTTTGGAATTTATGTGCCAG ACTTTAGGTTTTAAAACAACGAGTAAAGAGCAACTCGACAGTTGGATGCTCAGCGCATTCCAGAAGAACATTCCTCCACACTTCAACTTGCTCGTTTCTAATGAGCAGTTTAACCCAAAGGCTGATGTATCAA GCGGCGAAGAATACCCCACCCTACTGCACTGGGCGGCGCGCTTCGGGCTGGAGCGGCTGTGCTGGCAGCTGCTGGAGTGcccgggcggcggcgcggccgtGGCGCTGCGCAACGTGCGCCAGCGCACGCCCGCCGACCTGGCGCGCGACTACCACCACACTAGGCTAGCCGAAGTGCTGGCTGACCATATG AAAATAAACGAGTTCTCCAATATGTATTACTATTTGAAAAATATGACTGAAAGCGACAAAGACGAAGACCAAAAGGAAATCAAACCCGATGAAGAGTTACGAATTGTAGAAACGTGCGACACTGTCGACTCTCCCACGAGCCCCGAAGCGAAAGCTGTGGAGGAGCCGGTTACCGACCCCTTCAGCGAGGCATGCACTCAAACCCTGGAGGACAATTTAGACAAACTTAACGAAAGCAAAAAGAAACGACCCGTCCTGAAAATACCAAAGATGAAAGAGCAACTTTACCAAAACGACATTCCTTTCCACGATGACACCGCCGGCAGGATCCAGCAGGCGATAGAGCACGACTACCTCGTTCAGCCGTCCAACATCAAAGTGGAGAGCCCTAAATTTAGACCTAACAACTTGTATGCCAACAGCTCCCGGCTCATGCCTCAGCAGTCCGACGTTTTTCTTTACTCACCCACCGAAGAATCCAAAAACTTTCACATAGAAACACCCACCAGTGACATAAGCCAAATAAACTTGAATGCCAAAGATAGGTGTAGCGCTAAATCAGGGAAAGAAATGTTCCCGTTAAATGGACAAGACGAGTTAGCGGAAATTATAAACGATTTCAAGAACAATGTATTCTCTATTTCTGAAGTCGAAAAACTGGTTATGGAATGGAAGAACCGGAATGAGACGCAGCAATCCTTAAAAGAGAAACAGGAGCAGCTAAACAAAATGCGTGAAGAGTACGACAAGATCCAACAAAGAATTAAGGACCATTTGAAAAGGCCAACCCCGTTCGAGAGGGTAAAGAAAATTTTCTCCAAAGGCAAAAAAC ATCACGACCAAAATGGATCCGTTGAAAAAAGGAAAGGAAATACGCGCCCCAACAGCAGCTTAAGCGACA GTTCATCATCATCTGGGCGCCTGAGCACCGTCAGCGGAGGTAGTGTGGCGGAGACCAACAGTGTTCAGTCAGAACATGATGACAAAGCGAGATCTATT ATTTCGGCCAGTACTCTGACGATGCACTCGGCGAGCGAGCACGACAGCCGGCTCGACGACTACCTGatcccgccgccgccgcgcccgctCAACGGCTGCCCGCAGTTCACCACCTTCGGCCACCCTAAACACGATCAGACCAG AGGCCACATGGCAACAATAGTGGAGCGCGAAACCTCAGCGTCCCGGGAGCGCCTGGACTGCGACTCGGACACCAGCAGCACGCACCTCCGCATGAACTTCCCGCGCGACCGCCCCGCCCCCGCCGGCCGCTGCGACGACCGCGACGGCGCGCACATGTACATGAACATATCCGCGACGCACACGTAG